A genome region from Dehalococcoidia bacterium includes the following:
- a CDS encoding DNA-formamidopyrimidine glycosylase family protein: MPEAPDLEAYAAYLAPRLLGRRVVEAKAIIPPVVKAGRELLPSLRGRELSGIARQGKHLRLVLEGDMVVAIHPMLSGRFHLVPAQEPRRPRTVFALGLDDGMELRLWDQGLTSRIYVAQGEGGLAKALPPRADAGPDALSLELTSQRLWERLRGHRGHIKSLIVSEKLVSGIGNAYADEVLFAAGINPFRPAAEMGLGEAERLLQAMRQVLREGTQEVLAMMERHGLPDEEYRGHMKVHRRGGQPCPRCGANIVDVVKGGRVTSYCPSCQQ, translated from the coding sequence ATGCCTGAGGCCCCCGACCTGGAGGCTTACGCTGCCTATCTGGCCCCCCGCCTACTGGGGCGTCGGGTGGTGGAGGCCAAGGCCATCATCCCGCCGGTGGTGAAGGCGGGGCGGGAGCTCCTGCCCTCCCTGCGGGGGAGGGAACTGAGCGGGATCGCTCGCCAGGGGAAGCATCTGCGTCTGGTTCTGGAGGGGGACATGGTGGTGGCGATACACCCCATGCTCAGCGGGCGCTTTCACCTCGTGCCCGCCCAGGAGCCCAGGCGCCCTCGCACCGTCTTCGCCCTCGGTCTGGACGATGGCATGGAGCTGCGGCTATGGGACCAGGGCCTCACCTCACGAATCTACGTTGCGCAAGGGGAAGGTGGTCTGGCCAAGGCCCTCCCTCCGCGGGCCGACGCAGGGCCTGATGCCCTCTCCCTGGAACTGACGTCCCAGCGGTTGTGGGAGAGGCTGCGTGGTCACAGAGGGCACATCAAGTCCCTCATAGTGTCGGAGAAGCTGGTATCGGGCATCGGCAATGCCTACGCCGACGAAGTCCTCTTCGCTGCCGGCATAAACCCCTTCCGCCCTGCCGCCGAGATGGGCCTAGGGGAGGCGGAGCGTCTCTTGCAGGCCATGCGCCAGGTCCTCAGGGAGGGGACACAGGAGGTGCTGGCTATGATGGAGCGCCATGGCCTCCCCGACGAGGAGTACCGCGGCCATATGAAGGTCCACCGCCGTGGGGGCCAGCCATGCCCCCGCTGTGGCGCTAACATCGTTGATGTGGTCAAGGGGGGGAGGGTCACCAGCTATTGCCCCAGCTGCCAGCAGTGA